Proteins encoded in a region of the Flammeovirga yaeyamensis genome:
- a CDS encoding alpha/beta hydrolase-fold protein, whose translation MKKLTSILFILLLPTLLIGQSSTTITVSVPNASDEVYITGNQKSLGDWKPNKVMLNKVADLKREIQLELTFPIEFKLTRGNWESEAIVEDIEQFSNIIISEHQDQLHLTVERWSDEKMTKGRYSLKYDVEYLTSKHYPGEERPLRIFLPKGYNSNKKYPVVYVLDGEALFDPTIGSISILQANTNMGSNVIPECIVVGIDNIDRGRDLSPNWGMDKNLPVSEFTTEGDLFYQCVLEEIVPYISNRYSVSGHNTLIGHSDAGNFVTKVYLKDQDVFDGIIALSVNDFQSYFQQNFLKHKKENKDYFIGYGNKDDEFNVFGAYLEQQKDLSENILSKKYNADHIALPNSSLFDAIKFIFRDFKNYDTLIKKEYNESFTYKKFEQTYEEGLIKKYGIAQPIAYDVIYLLNQAHVQNNVFVFNKILDELEQSHFLQLQVMFFYANDFNQKDRAKKYLYQMLESKDVNDKMIFYANLYQYKEFFIDKLNKPNEFIDFVEAAKKKWPEYTLEYNYTILKTVKEQNIKFDKYQKYLKFCQKNFYENRYFKQEDLKELGD comes from the coding sequence ATGAAAAAATTAACTTCAATCCTGTTCATTCTATTACTACCTACATTGTTGATTGGTCAATCTTCCACAACAATTACCGTTTCAGTGCCTAATGCTTCTGATGAAGTGTACATTACCGGGAATCAAAAAAGCTTGGGCGATTGGAAACCCAATAAAGTAATGTTGAATAAAGTAGCTGATCTCAAAAGAGAAATTCAACTTGAACTCACTTTTCCTATCGAATTTAAACTGACAAGAGGGAATTGGGAATCAGAAGCGATTGTCGAAGATATTGAGCAATTCAGTAATATCATTATTTCAGAACATCAGGATCAGCTCCACCTAACTGTAGAAAGGTGGTCGGACGAAAAGATGACCAAAGGAAGATATTCACTTAAATATGATGTGGAATACCTAACCTCCAAACATTACCCTGGAGAAGAAAGACCATTAAGAATATTTTTACCCAAAGGATACAACTCCAATAAAAAATATCCTGTGGTATATGTATTAGATGGTGAAGCCCTTTTCGATCCTACCATTGGTAGTATTTCTATACTTCAGGCCAATACAAATATGGGGAGCAATGTGATTCCTGAATGTATTGTGGTAGGTATCGATAATATAGATCGAGGTAGAGATCTAAGTCCGAACTGGGGCATGGATAAGAACCTACCTGTAAGTGAATTCACTACAGAAGGTGATCTTTTTTACCAATGTGTTTTAGAAGAAATAGTACCATATATAAGTAATAGATATTCCGTATCCGGACATAATACATTGATTGGTCATTCGGATGCAGGAAATTTTGTCACTAAGGTTTATCTAAAAGATCAAGACGTTTTTGATGGGATCATCGCTTTATCTGTCAATGATTTTCAGAGTTATTTTCAGCAAAACTTTTTAAAGCATAAAAAAGAAAACAAGGACTACTTTATTGGTTATGGAAACAAAGACGATGAGTTTAATGTTTTCGGGGCTTACTTGGAACAACAGAAAGATTTAAGTGAGAATATACTTTCGAAAAAATACAATGCAGACCATATTGCCCTGCCAAATTCAAGTCTTTTTGACGCCATTAAATTTATCTTCAGAGACTTTAAAAACTATGATACCCTCATCAAAAAAGAGTACAATGAGTCATTTACTTACAAAAAATTTGAGCAAACATATGAAGAAGGCCTTATCAAAAAATATGGTATTGCTCAGCCGATAGCATATGATGTAATCTATTTACTCAATCAGGCACACGTTCAAAATAACGTCTTCGTTTTCAATAAAATTTTAGATGAATTAGAACAATCTCACTTTCTTCAGTTACAAGTGATGTTCTTTTATGCAAATGACTTCAATCAAAAAGATAGAGCAAAAAAATACCTATATCAGATGCTCGAAAGTAAGGACGTGAATGATAAAATGATTTTTTATGCAAACCTCTATCAATACAAAGAATTCTTTATTGATAAGCTAAACAAACCGAATGAGTTTATCGATTTTGTTGAGGCTGCAAAAAAGAAATGGCCTGAGTATACATTAGAATACAATTATACCATCCTTAAAACTGTAAAAGAGCAAAATATTAAGTTTGATAAGTACCAAAAGTATCTAAAGTTCTGTCAGAAAAACTTTTATGAGAACCGATACTTTAAGCAAGAAGATTTGAAAGAGTTAGGGGATTGA
- a CDS encoding agmatine deiminase family protein: MNTFPTVHFSEKLEKDYPQAWQTIKKVLNKHSISYRFLLETKDIWCRDYMPIKSNDGTLVQFKYMPSYLKNYTKLKSKPQEVNRVNRIAAIYSDLNVDGGNVELHDGIVFLTERVFSENPKWSREQVIEELTLTLKAKPYFVKDQKKDIDTTGHVDGHFRVIKTGEVVVNDFSNDDEYVVASFKKIMNELKWKYTMMPWFEEDDKPKDSMSAIGIYTNFLVIDNIILFPIFEVEGNKDAEALEVIKELYPNKIIEPININSVVKEGGLINCITWVN, from the coding sequence ATGAATACTTTTCCCACAGTTCACTTTTCTGAAAAGTTAGAAAAAGACTATCCTCAAGCTTGGCAAACCATCAAAAAGGTGCTCAATAAGCATAGTATCTCTTATAGATTTTTATTAGAAACTAAAGATATCTGGTGTAGAGATTACATGCCTATAAAATCAAATGATGGAACTTTGGTTCAGTTTAAATACATGCCGAGTTATTTAAAAAATTATACTAAACTAAAATCAAAACCTCAGGAGGTGAATAGGGTAAATAGAATTGCTGCCATTTATTCTGATTTAAATGTTGATGGAGGTAATGTAGAACTTCACGATGGAATCGTATTTTTAACAGAAAGAGTCTTTTCTGAAAACCCTAAGTGGTCGAGAGAACAAGTAATTGAAGAGTTGACTTTAACCCTCAAAGCAAAGCCTTATTTTGTCAAAGATCAAAAAAAAGATATTGACACTACTGGTCATGTTGATGGTCATTTTAGAGTGATAAAAACAGGGGAAGTTGTGGTCAATGACTTTAGTAATGACGATGAATATGTAGTGGCTTCTTTTAAAAAAATAATGAATGAATTAAAATGGAAATATACAATGATGCCTTGGTTTGAAGAAGATGATAAGCCTAAAGACTCAATGAGTGCTATTGGAATTTATACCAACTTTTTAGTCATCGACAACATCATTTTGTTCCCCATCTTCGAAGTCGAAGGCAACAAAGACGCAGAAGCCTTAGAAGTCATCAAAGAACTATATCCGAATAAGATTATTGAGCCGATTAATATCAACTCCGTAGTAAAAGAAGGAGGTTTAATAAATTGTATCACTTGGGTGAATTAG
- a CDS encoding PDDEXK nuclease domain-containing protein produces MKLPNNFEQTMTQELSNKALRSFKDQYLLDFVNVEDADDEIDERVLEGEIVQNIRKFLMSLGADFTFMGNQYRLVVEEDEYFIDLLFYHRSLQALVAFELKKGKFKPEYVGKMNFYLSALDDLVKQPHENSSIGIILCKEKKIKK; encoded by the coding sequence ATGAAACTACCCAATAATTTTGAGCAAACCATGACTCAAGAATTGTCTAATAAAGCATTAAGATCATTTAAAGATCAGTACTTATTAGATTTTGTAAATGTGGAAGATGCAGATGATGAAATTGACGAAAGGGTTTTGGAAGGAGAAATTGTTCAGAACATCAGAAAGTTTTTAATGTCTTTAGGGGCTGATTTTACCTTTATGGGAAATCAATACAGGTTAGTGGTTGAGGAGGATGAATATTTTATAGACTTACTTTTTTATCACAGAAGTTTACAGGCTTTGGTCGCTTTTGAATTGAAAAAAGGAAAGTTCAAGCCCGAATATGTTGGGAAAATGAATTTCTATTTATCGGCTTTAGATGATTTGGTGAAACAACCTCACGAAAATTCATCAATAGGGATTATACTCTGTAAAGAAAAAAAAATAAAAAAGTAG
- a CDS encoding DUF1016 N-terminal domain-containing protein, which translates to MRLYFSIGELVEIEFQNNKWGAKVLEDISSKLQQEVSGLRGFSAENIKKMRRFFNKWNISPSIRSSLTTKLENKENAISSTLSNQLSEVDLKVFLSISFSKHFEILSIGDDKAKWYYIHKTAQNFWSVRHLRTEIKNQSHLQNETTQ; encoded by the coding sequence ATACGTCTATATTTTAGTATTGGGGAATTGGTAGAGATAGAGTTTCAAAATAATAAATGGGGAGCAAAAGTATTGGAGGATATTTCTTCTAAGCTTCAGCAAGAAGTATCTGGTTTAAGAGGGTTTTCTGCAGAGAATATTAAGAAGATGCGTCGTTTTTTTAATAAATGGAATATATCACCTTCAATTCGGTCGTCACTGACGACCAAATTGGAAAATAAAGAAAATGCAATTAGTTCGACACTGTCGAACCAATTGAGTGAAGTAGATTTAAAAGTATTTTTATCTATATCATTTTCAAAACATTTTGAAATCTTAAGTATTGGAGATGACAAAGCAAAATGGTACTACATCCACAAAACAGCTCAAAACTTTTGGTCTGTTCGTCATCTTCGTACTGAAATAAAGAATCAATCCCATTTACAAAATGAAACTACCCAATAA
- a CDS encoding HEPN domain-containing protein, with product MLQRDLEILRHYLGVDLLRYTINYPNLQEGDNLEKLDLNNHQEIVLERLSSLIRKIRLDYIDNKGIGDGVEHQLHRINPTLFVNFRKLCGGEDYKSKWENDAVMQFLFLAARKNYPILLINNQSAFKQQPIFSDSQASYEEFIRIVKDDILNNLTNGKEGFDYRFQFTTQCGFKSLKQVSSAYNTIIIRSFMNCCNEMFYDFDSLMTEIEKSISLLRDLARKKEVEFKSYVCLRGISFLNFKELNLRNAQLKQLPSLSALGIHTKSVGVKHTTHISGGILKVIHNTRIEALDSDVSNGLTNDQHDHQNKIVDAFKFALIFAYNETDGISACIFESGFPLLDLEYISNRDRPKKYYRVKSEDIPKIIEWFDLFYNNDIKSLEITLKRLESAIFANKTPEDSIVDAFIAWESMFSGRGDTTIKVTGSIAKFLKNDFTERENLYKELKKLYNLRSEIVHGKPKKSKELEKENIRFVRKRIISIGIECLSKLLKDEDLLKLDPEKRVNKVLLMN from the coding sequence ATGTTACAAAGGGACTTAGAAATTTTAAGACATTACTTAGGAGTAGACCTATTAAGATATACTATTAATTATCCTAATCTTCAAGAAGGTGATAATTTAGAAAAACTGGACTTGAATAATCATCAAGAAATTGTTTTAGAGAGGTTATCTTCTTTAATCAGAAAAATCAGGCTTGATTATATTGATAATAAAGGGATTGGAGATGGTGTAGAACACCAATTACATCGTATAAACCCTACTTTATTTGTTAACTTTAGGAAATTATGTGGAGGAGAAGATTATAAATCAAAATGGGAAAATGATGCTGTAATGCAATTTCTTTTTTTAGCAGCACGTAAAAATTATCCAATCCTTTTAATTAACAACCAAAGTGCATTCAAACAGCAACCTATATTTAGTGATAGTCAGGCATCATATGAGGAATTTATCAGAATTGTTAAAGATGATATTCTAAATAATTTAACTAATGGTAAGGAAGGGTTTGATTATAGATTTCAATTTACAACACAATGTGGTTTTAAATCATTAAAGCAAGTATCATCAGCTTATAATACAATCATCATAAGATCATTTATGAACTGTTGTAATGAAATGTTTTATGATTTTGATTCATTAATGACTGAAATTGAAAAAAGTATTTCACTACTACGAGATTTAGCAAGAAAAAAAGAGGTTGAATTTAAATCTTATGTATGCTTAAGAGGAATATCGTTTTTAAATTTTAAAGAGCTTAACTTAAGGAATGCACAATTAAAACAACTACCATCTTTATCAGCCTTAGGTATTCACACAAAAAGTGTAGGTGTAAAACATACAACTCATATATCAGGAGGAATATTGAAGGTTATTCATAATACCAGAATTGAAGCATTAGATAGTGATGTTAGTAACGGATTAACTAATGATCAACATGACCATCAAAATAAAATTGTAGATGCATTTAAATTTGCATTAATCTTTGCTTATAATGAAACTGATGGTATTTCCGCATGTATTTTTGAATCTGGTTTTCCATTACTTGATTTAGAGTATATATCAAATAGAGACCGTCCTAAGAAGTATTATAGGGTTAAATCTGAGGATATCCCCAAAATTATAGAATGGTTTGATCTATTTTATAATAATGATATTAAAAGCCTAGAAATTACTTTGAAAAGACTTGAGTCTGCCATATTTGCTAATAAGACTCCTGAAGATTCAATTGTAGACGCTTTTATTGCATGGGAAAGCATGTTTAGTGGTCGCGGTGACACAACAATTAAAGTTACAGGATCAATAGCTAAATTCTTAAAGAATGATTTTACTGAGCGAGAAAATCTTTATAAAGAACTGAAAAAGCTTTATAACTTAAGAAGTGAAATTGTTCATGGTAAACCAAAGAAGAGTAAAGAGTTAGAAAAAGAAAATATCCGTTTTGTTAGAAAAAGGATAATATCAATTGGTATTGAATGTTTGTCTAAACTTCTAAAAGACGAAGATTTATTAAAATTAGACCCGGAAAAGAGAGTAAATAAAGTACTATTAATGAATTGA
- a CDS encoding DcaP family trimeric outer membrane transporter encodes MTSASIKYFFIFSLLLFTSSVSAQWMNAEVNKDVYLRDYADQNSRIIMSMEKGRQVLALPIGEEMYIRIWDFQTGKRGYAYRGFITLQDTLIKAEITELSNAGTLHRGGTTLHIENEHPQNINVEIDQIPYHLQPYQEITLRIKKGKHGLWISRDGAYPFWGNIELADSAEYVFKVGSVDETLTAHLTPIITTQDTVRMEYHHVDTVNVTPKVRIDTAKIVENKHPQDLERAKSKVGLRGFVQLNGIFDFNGLSDVDRFIPVEIPVGDMRNTTDRGFYLGARQSRIGFSSRIKAKTGYLNLYVEGDFAGGETNQMFFRLRQAYADYGYLTVGQTWSTFSDLEATPLTVDREGPNSSVLIRQGMIRYEKKVGEGDNEFAVSVETPTIGFSDSVYISERQPVPDVISRYKLTYKDGHFQIAGLFRVLSYNNNMNSISHNVGFGLNISGKRELGSEDNLLYFQGIFGKGISRYVRGFRNHNYDAFESPNGDIFIPQTAGGYLSLEHHWSKKLFSNITGGITWLQTAEWQPEDSYQASYYGSLNSYWFAFDRMQLGVGYIYGVRRNKNLEHGYASRLQMYIRYDI; translated from the coding sequence ATGACGTCTGCTTCAATAAAATACTTTTTCATTTTTTCACTCTTACTTTTTACTTCTTCGGTCTCCGCCCAATGGATGAATGCCGAAGTGAATAAAGATGTCTATTTACGTGATTATGCTGATCAAAACTCCAGAATTATCATGTCGATGGAAAAGGGGCGTCAGGTGTTGGCTTTACCTATTGGTGAAGAAATGTATATCCGAATTTGGGATTTTCAGACGGGCAAGAGAGGATACGCCTATCGCGGGTTCATCACTTTGCAAGATACTTTGATAAAGGCCGAGATTACTGAATTGTCGAATGCTGGAACGCTACATCGAGGAGGAACAACCCTACATATAGAAAACGAACATCCACAAAATATCAATGTGGAAATCGATCAGATTCCTTACCATCTTCAGCCTTATCAGGAAATTACTTTAAGAATTAAGAAAGGGAAACACGGACTGTGGATCAGTCGAGATGGTGCCTACCCTTTTTGGGGAAATATCGAATTAGCCGATTCTGCTGAATATGTATTTAAAGTGGGTTCTGTTGATGAAACACTCACTGCTCACCTTACTCCAATTATCACCACTCAAGATACGGTTCGCATGGAATATCATCATGTAGACACCGTAAATGTTACTCCTAAAGTGAGGATTGATACAGCCAAAATTGTTGAAAATAAACACCCTCAGGATTTAGAAAGAGCCAAGTCGAAAGTAGGACTTAGAGGCTTTGTTCAACTCAACGGAATATTTGATTTTAACGGACTGTCTGATGTCGATCGATTTATTCCTGTAGAAATCCCTGTTGGTGATATGAGAAACACTACCGATAGAGGTTTCTACCTAGGAGCTAGACAATCAAGGATCGGTTTTTCATCTCGAATAAAAGCCAAGACAGGCTACCTCAATCTATACGTAGAAGGTGATTTTGCTGGAGGGGAAACCAACCAAATGTTTTTCCGATTAAGGCAAGCATACGCCGATTATGGCTACCTCACCGTCGGACAAACATGGTCTACTTTTTCCGACTTAGAAGCCACTCCACTTACGGTCGATCGAGAAGGACCTAACAGTTCCGTACTCATCCGACAAGGGATGATTCGGTACGAGAAAAAAGTGGGAGAAGGTGATAACGAATTTGCCGTTTCTGTAGAAACTCCCACCATAGGATTTTCAGACTCCGTTTACATCAGCGAACGGCAACCTGTTCCTGATGTGATCTCAAGATATAAACTCACTTATAAAGATGGACACTTTCAGATAGCCGGGTTGTTCAGAGTGTTATCCTACAACAATAACATGAACTCAATATCTCATAATGTCGGCTTTGGTCTCAACATTAGTGGCAAAAGAGAATTAGGTAGCGAAGATAACCTTCTCTACTTCCAAGGCATCTTTGGAAAAGGTATCAGCCGATATGTAAGAGGATTTAGAAATCACAATTATGATGCTTTCGAAAGTCCTAACGGAGATATCTTTATTCCTCAAACAGCCGGAGGATACCTCTCTCTAGAACATCATTGGTCAAAAAAATTATTTAGTAACATCACAGGGGGAATCACTTGGCTGCAAACTGCAGAGTGGCAACCCGAAGATAGTTATCAAGCAAGTTACTATGGATCACTGAATAGCTATTGGTTTGCATTCGACAGAATGCAACTCGGCGTTGGCTACATCTACGGAGTAAGGAGGAATAAGAATTTGGAACATGGGTATGCGTCGAGATTGCAGATGTATATACGATATGATATATAA
- a CDS encoding DcaP family trimeric outer membrane transporter produces the protein MELFLNIIDIIISPSSTRWPWPLATRTIRKINHGKPVSFDTPKHQNLLPTTYYLLPKKNLLPATCYLLPIFLLLPLFSSAQWMRTDVDRVTYLRSGGDYNSPVLMRIEPGRDILTLPLDSTSLYVRAWDYLSGKRGYVARKDIQIVDVLVKGVLTADTTDHNSMRDEAILRIENEANQSIMVEINQHAYNLRAYESIKLNLQPGSHGFWTTRDGAFPFWGELRLPAHSENILQIDIQDSVIIAQLEPIVHQRDTVVLEQHHNEVVNLKEIIKVDTTKIVEQVHPQDIAQASTFLGIRGYVKMNTLVDFNGLTATGGFAPYNIPVGERNDQVGYHMDARQSRIGWSSRIETGDGFIRFYVESDFAGGGTGINNFRLRHAYVSYGYLTVGQTWTTFNDLATTPLTVDNEGPSSGSSTRQGLIRYEKKIANTENEFGVSIETPTRTFTDSVAIDRRQFIPDFACRYKFVRDNLSLQSAGLLRFISSYNSDEQVVTDVGFGAMLSMLIDLDIKETRNHIYLQAIGGKGITRYISAFSNYQLDAVPNPSGDLFIPYTVGGYLALEHYFRKNIFVNFVTGFSWIDNADFQPGSTFERSYYTSLNLFWFPFDRMRFGTSIVHGERFNKDQQRGGAQRWQMYIRYDI, from the coding sequence ATGGAATTGTTTTTAAATATAATTGATATCATTATTTCTCCGTCTTCAACGAGGTGGCCTTGGCCCCTCGCTACACGAACTATTAGAAAAATAAACCACGGTAAACCCGTAAGTTTTGATACTCCAAAGCATCAAAACCTGCTACCTACTACCTACTACTTACTACCTAAAAAAAACCTGCTACCTGCTACCTGCTACCTACTACCTATTTTCCTCCTCCTCCCACTCTTCTCATCTGCCCAATGGATGCGTACCGACGTCGACCGTGTCACCTATCTTCGAAGTGGTGGCGATTATAATAGTCCGGTATTGATGAGGATTGAGCCTGGTCGGGATATTCTTACTCTGCCTTTGGACTCGACTTCTCTGTATGTTCGTGCTTGGGATTACCTTTCAGGGAAAAGAGGATATGTGGCCCGAAAAGATATTCAGATCGTAGATGTGTTGGTGAAAGGGGTGCTGACAGCCGACACGACTGACCATAACTCTATGAGAGATGAGGCGATTTTAAGGATTGAAAATGAAGCGAACCAATCCATTATGGTGGAGATCAATCAGCATGCGTATAATCTTAGGGCGTATGAATCGATTAAACTGAATCTACAGCCTGGGTCTCATGGTTTTTGGACGACTCGAGATGGTGCTTTTCCGTTTTGGGGTGAGTTAAGATTACCTGCACATTCGGAAAATATTCTTCAGATAGATATTCAAGACAGTGTTATTATTGCTCAACTTGAACCGATCGTGCATCAAAGAGATACGGTGGTATTGGAGCAACATCATAATGAGGTCGTCAATTTAAAAGAGATTATTAAGGTCGATACCACGAAGATTGTTGAACAGGTCCATCCACAAGATATCGCTCAGGCATCCACATTCTTAGGAATACGTGGCTATGTTAAAATGAATACGCTGGTGGATTTTAACGGATTAACAGCCACCGGAGGTTTTGCTCCTTACAATATTCCTGTGGGGGAAAGAAATGATCAAGTGGGATATCATATGGATGCTCGACAGTCGAGAATTGGTTGGTCATCACGAATAGAAACAGGAGATGGTTTTATCAGATTCTATGTAGAAAGTGATTTCGCTGGAGGAGGAACGGGTATCAATAATTTCCGTTTACGACATGCTTATGTGAGTTACGGTTACCTAACGGTGGGTCAGACTTGGACGACGTTTAACGACTTAGCTACTACTCCACTAACGGTAGATAATGAAGGTCCAAGTAGTGGTTCATCGACAAGACAAGGGTTAATCCGTTATGAGAAAAAGATTGCCAATACCGAAAATGAATTCGGTGTAAGTATAGAAACTCCCACACGTACATTTACCGATTCTGTGGCAATAGACAGAAGACAGTTTATACCTGACTTTGCTTGTCGTTATAAATTTGTCCGCGATAATTTGAGTTTACAATCGGCAGGTTTACTTCGATTTATATCAAGTTATAATAGCGATGAGCAGGTGGTGACAGATGTGGGATTTGGAGCCATGCTTAGTATGTTGATCGATTTGGATATTAAAGAAACACGAAATCATATTTACCTTCAAGCTATCGGAGGAAAAGGAATTACTCGATACATATCTGCTTTTTCTAATTATCAATTGGATGCTGTCCCTAACCCAAGTGGCGATCTTTTTATTCCTTATACCGTGGGTGGTTATTTAGCTTTAGAACACTATTTCAGAAAGAATATATTCGTCAATTTTGTAACAGGTTTCTCTTGGATCGACAATGCCGATTTCCAACCGGGAAGTACTTTCGAAAGAAGTTATTACACCAGTTTAAACTTATTTTGGTTTCCTTTCGATCGTATGAGGTTTGGCACAAGTATCGTTCATGGTGAGCGATTCAATAAAGATCAACAAAGAGGAGGTGCACAAAGATGGCAGATGTATATTCGTTACGATATCTAA
- a CDS encoding sensor histidine kinase produces MIKVRTAFTLLFGVIIISLIITTMVFLKLLDNRKGFGRMQFTKHAKLQLSHQIAEKNNDLSYLFSQYLLTQEADWKNQYQQLKNEPSEALADYQKYHLKDTVFRLAESEIQLLQLAQEKDNYLRQLEADVFKEKSPTSAIERFSDNEEEYQIARKQLLHHLEDFDDLIENESTNKWNKSSEEGYFYFYVSLSLLLSILLFSCISFILIQKRVKQQEQLDLQLQENIKEIKATKNELEKSDERFQLAIKGSKALIWDFDTQQKKIKWFPKGKDFLEYDAEELGTDLQFLKDHIHKDDVSLFDKEIKEHKETRNPIAFDARFYSKNKELRWLRCQGLPVFDENTKALNRIVGTFVDITDELKAEEKIVNAVLETEDKERSRIARDIHDSLQQTMSTALLHLEKVRHHQPELNSEEHFQLGYSLLKKSIKESRSLAHNLMPKVVEENGIVPALQSLITAMKGSTDTQISFFENIGEERLKLSYEISIYRIVQESINNMMKHSKASECTIQLMKYPDLLVLTIEDNGVGFDTSKTDQSFGINSLKTRASAIGAYLQVSSNLGKGTEIFLELAL; encoded by the coding sequence ATGATAAAAGTACGCACTGCATTTACACTATTATTTGGAGTGATTATCATCTCCCTAATAATTACCACCATGGTCTTTCTAAAGTTACTCGATAACAGAAAAGGCTTTGGCAGGATGCAGTTTACAAAACATGCGAAGCTACAACTAAGTCATCAGATAGCCGAAAAGAACAACGACCTCTCCTATTTGTTTTCTCAATACCTTCTCACCCAAGAAGCTGACTGGAAAAATCAATATCAACAACTTAAAAATGAGCCTTCAGAAGCATTAGCCGATTACCAAAAGTATCATCTCAAAGATACGGTGTTCCGCTTAGCTGAAAGTGAAATTCAACTGCTTCAACTTGCTCAAGAAAAAGATAATTATTTGCGTCAGCTAGAGGCTGATGTATTCAAAGAAAAATCACCAACATCAGCTATAGAACGATTTTCTGATAATGAAGAGGAATATCAAATAGCTAGAAAACAACTCTTACATCATTTAGAAGATTTTGATGATCTCATCGAAAATGAAAGCACTAACAAGTGGAATAAAAGTTCGGAAGAGGGCTATTTTTACTTCTATGTATCCCTTTCATTGTTGCTGTCGATCCTTTTGTTCTCTTGTATATCATTTATCTTAATTCAAAAAAGAGTAAAGCAACAGGAACAGTTGGATCTTCAACTTCAAGAAAATATTAAAGAGATAAAAGCGACCAAGAACGAGTTAGAAAAGAGCGATGAACGTTTTCAATTGGCCATAAAAGGTAGTAAGGCATTAATATGGGATTTTGATACACAGCAGAAGAAAATCAAATGGTTTCCAAAGGGAAAGGATTTTCTTGAATATGATGCTGAGGAATTAGGAACTGATCTTCAATTCTTAAAAGACCATATCCATAAAGACGATGTATCCCTTTTTGATAAGGAGATCAAGGAACATAAAGAAACGAGAAACCCCATTGCTTTTGATGCTCGATTCTATTCAAAAAATAAAGAACTTAGGTGGCTAAGGTGTCAAGGTCTGCCGGTATTTGATGAAAACACCAAAGCTTTGAATCGTATTGTGGGTACGTTTGTGGATATCACCGATGAATTAAAAGCGGAAGAAAAAATCGTGAATGCAGTGCTGGAAACTGAGGACAAGGAAAGAAGTCGAATTGCTAGAGATATTCACGATAGCTTGCAACAAACGATGTCGACTGCCCTGCTTCATTTAGAAAAAGTGAGGCACCATCAACCGGAATTAAATTCAGAGGAACATTTTCAATTGGGGTATTCCCTTTTAAAAAAATCGATAAAGGAAAGTCGATCTTTGGCACATAATCTTATGCCAAAAGTCGTCGAAGAAAATGGCATCGTCCCTGCCCTACAATCCTTAATTACAGCAATGAAAGGATCTACGGATACTCAGATTTCATTTTTTGAAAATATCGGCGAAGAACGTCTAAAGCTGAGTTACGAAATTAGTATCTACAGGATTGTTCAGGAGAGTATCAATAATATGATGAAGCATTCGAAGGCATCAGAATGTACCATACAACTTATGAAATATCCTGACCTTTTGGTGCTTACTATTGAAGACAATGGAGTTGGTTTTGATACTTCAAAAACGGATCAATCGTTTGGAATCAATAGTTTAAAAACACGTGCTTCGGCTATCGGTGCCTACCTACAAGTCTCTTCGAATTTGGGTAAAGGGACAGAAATTTTCTTAGAATTAGCATTATAA